The Campylobacter concisus genome has a window encoding:
- a CDS encoding BON domain-containing protein yields MILKFSVFVFLALFFCSCSSVLSPATAPLNVYDAYSISRDKRGIYSITRDKFIQSKLQSKILFSKGLSNIDIEIEVFYGDAYLIGLVDSKELEDKLVELAKSTDGVRKIYTYLRIKKPEYPCDSLKILANLKQNLFKDSIVEGTNVRVSIVGCDVVFSGVVDSIEQEKHAIWYAKHIDGVADVYSFIKVIK; encoded by the coding sequence CTGATTTTAAAATTTAGTGTTTTTGTATTTTTGGCTCTATTTTTTTGCTCTTGTTCCTCGGTTCTTTCTCCAGCAACTGCGCCGCTAAATGTATATGATGCGTACTCTATTTCACGTGATAAACGTGGTATTTACTCGATCACAAGAGATAAATTTATACAAAGCAAATTACAAAGCAAAATTTTATTTTCAAAAGGTCTTAGTAATATCGACATCGAGATAGAGGTTTTTTACGGAGATGCTTATCTGATCGGACTTGTTGATAGTAAAGAGCTTGAAGATAAGCTAGTAGAATTAGCCAAAAGCACAGATGGAGTGCGGAAAATTTATACCTATCTTCGTATCAAAAAGCCAGAGTATCCATGCGATAGTCTAAAAATTCTTGCAAACTTAAAGCAAAATCTTTTTAAAGATAGTATAGTTGAGGGTACAAATGTGCGTGTTAGCATAGTTGGCTGTGATGTTGTATTTAGCGGCGTAGTTGATAGCATTGAGCAAGAAAAACATGCTATTTGGTATGCTAAGCACATTGACGGCGTGGCCGATGTCTACTCGTTCATCAAAGTTATCAAATAA
- a CDS encoding molybdate ABC transporter permease subunit produces the protein MQEFSWLFDPLFLSVKVVLCQGALLIVFGLALAYYLAFSKTKLRAILEMIVTFPLIFPPIATGFLLLYVLGKNGIIGKALNLEIIFSFKALVLAAFIASLPLFVKPVASALGSLSKSLSEAAYSLGKDKFQTAIFVLFPCVAKSVAAAFILAISRGLGEVGITLILGGNIIGKTDTISLAIYNAVYDGKSDEALILSLVLVVLSFILFGIINLLDKSKI, from the coding sequence TTGCAAGAGTTCTCTTGGCTATTTGATCCGCTATTTTTAAGTGTAAAGGTCGTTTTATGCCAAGGGGCTTTGCTTATCGTTTTTGGGCTGGCTTTGGCTTATTATTTAGCTTTTAGTAAGACAAAGCTTAGAGCTATTTTAGAGATGATCGTAACTTTTCCTCTCATCTTTCCGCCCATTGCGACTGGATTTTTACTGCTTTATGTGCTTGGTAAAAATGGCATCATCGGCAAGGCTTTAAATTTAGAGATTATTTTTAGTTTTAAGGCTCTTGTGTTAGCTGCTTTTATAGCTTCTTTGCCACTATTTGTAAAACCTGTCGCTTCTGCTCTTGGCTCACTTTCAAAGAGCCTAAGTGAAGCAGCATATAGCCTTGGAAAAGATAAATTTCAAACAGCTATTTTCGTGCTCTTCCCATGTGTTGCAAAAAGCGTAGCAGCGGCTTTTATTTTAGCGATCTCGCGTGGGCTTGGCGAGGTTGGCATAACACTAATTTTGGGTGGTAATATCATAGGCAAAACAGACACTATTTCGCTTGCAATTTATAATGCCGTATACGATGGCAAAAGTGATGAAGCGCTGATTTTAAGCCTTGTTTTGGTTGTATTAAGCTTTATTTTGTTTGGAATTATAAATTTGCTTGATAAAAGTAAAATTTAA